TACTCAAAGTACAGCTATTAATAAAGATCAATCAGGTTAATTTGGATTATATCTGGatcaggaaaattcattacattaAGAGAGCAGAGATGACCAAAAAATGTAAAGATGGAGGCCTACAAGCCATCgattttaattgtataaatgGGACCTTGaaaattaaatgataaaacCTTTcttaaacaacaacatcaacttGTGGTTCCATATTCCCAGAGAAATATTTAAGAAATTTGGAGGGATCAAATTTTTACTTAGATATGATTTCAATATTAAATGTTTCCTGTTCAAATTATCCCACTTTCACCAGCAGGTCATGTTATATTGGAAATAGTTGCACCTCCAATATTATTTTCTATGCCATAATTACAAAACTAAAAGATTGGAGACGCCCACTTTGAAGATAAAACCGGAGTATTTACGTGTTGCAACGTGAAAATACGctgttatatttttaatgtttaatgttttactgCAGAATCACAAAAAATCCTCCATTAAATATTGTTCatttacacgcacacacacaccacggcCCTTCCTGCTCTTCAGAATAAACCAGATAAACCAGTTAGACGGTGTCAGGAAAAGTAAAAGTAGGCAGCTCCATTTTGTGTCGAGGGGAAAATAAaccatttcaggagtaaaaacacagtgagtatctaaatctaaagctataatatataaacacactgaatgtacaccagatgcagaagagttttgtgggtttgtactgaagtttgaatgtacacaggttgttttatgacttaTGATACCgtgactatttcctgtaagtgaacgctgtgctgatacagggtttgatttaacacaccgatgttggagtgaagtaaacgtgtgtcctgccGTAATCTGGAGAAtgagacatgacctccaacatgagtgtgtctggagaacaggacttaaagaaagacgagaggtgagttacttttccattcaccagcaataaatacacaccgtctcatgggaacagatctgtatctctaaacactcactagtttACAGAGGAACTAaactttggtttaaggtgtttaatagcagtgaatatatcactgatctgatctaagaacagtttagagaaatcattcactgagaggAGAGTGAAAAGGATTGTGTAATGTGGAGGGGAAGAGCAGTgtagctttgagtcagtgaactctacaggctttaagacccagctgagtcacttatctgtgattgggactcctgacatcagtgtaattcctgaggtatgaggcgtgtctcctgtttgaataagtgtgcagactgtagctgaattaaaaagatggaattattggtgtttaatgatgaacacattgtgtaacagtactgagacagcagagtattaattattgctgattTTTCTGTTCTAATTacagaatgatggagggaaagagatcagactcaccagaacccagctgtgtgtccatgaagagtgaggAGTCAGTGGGACTTCCACTTAACTTCAGAGATggagccagttctcctgatgtgaggtcagtacagtgaggtgttttacagcagtgttccacctgatcaaactcactggtctcattatgaagcccttcatgagctttatcaggtgttgaagcagtaaaacactaaagtgtgcagtgctgcagctctcggactggcagtgaggaaaactgctttaagagttcagttcagcctgcagtccctgagctggagggtctgtggtgctacacaacaacatttacacctggggcattaatgactagatcactattttattcataaacatgttagtgtcagtgatgaaaccctgaaatcagtgtattgtgttaaaaagatagtgttaaatatctgtttctgtatgtattagtgtgttgtgcagctatgaatacatatagtctatattacatcatgtgttttatttgttcacagaccacaaaagaagaaatcaaacatcagcagaaatcagctggactccatattcaaggtgtctgtgtctttttaatgtgtgtaacttgtgtgtgagtaggttgcaggttttttatttaagataatGACATTTCACAGGTTTAttgatgtgcagcagcattatgggtaatcagacCGAATTTCAGTTGTAACTGTGGTAATAGAAAGAgacctttcttcttttcataaaataaaagcatctctcagtgtgtaacattataatatttagatgtgttcctgtgtgtttctaaccaggagctggaacacaaagtcatcactctgataaagaatgagctgaagaggtttaggaagctcctgagtccagattacccagcatgcactgagagggaggtggaggatgaggaagatctgcacagtgtcagagagggagcgctgaagatcacactgcacatcctgaagaacatgaaccacacagatctcgctatcacactgcacaacagtaagagctctgagtcatggctttattccatcaggttcactttagagagaggaaatagttttagatatgaACACCTTTAGTTTGAAGTttgagtttagtatcatgtacatctggtgcttttctgttctgttcgtggttCAGTTTGTGATTACTCTGTAAAGTGGTCCTGTTCATTCAATAATATTTAGTccatgaatcaggaatgaacagcagcatttgaaagaattttacattttatattgtgctcagtgattttgcattaaaacatgttattactttgtttattagagtctgTGGCCTCTGAGTATCAGACAgagctgaaatccagcctgagagagaagtttaaaagaattaatgaaggaatctcacagcatggaagctcagcacttctgaatgagatctatacagatctctacatcacagagggttggagtggagacgtcaataatgaacatgaggtgagacagattgagacagcgtccaggagaccagcaacacaggagacacccatcaaatgtaacgagctctttaaagacaagtccatcagaagagtgctgactaaaggagttgctggaattggaaaaacggtctctgtgcagaagttcattctggactgggctgaaggaaaagcaaatcaggacgtcaccttcatgtttccacttccctttagagagctgaatctgatgaaacAGAGaaatctcagtctgatggagcttcttcatcactttttcccagaAATGAGAAAACTAGAATTACTAGACTCCTACACagtggtgttgatctttgatggtctggatgagtgtcgacttcctctaaatttccagaagaatgagagattgtgtgatgtgacagagtcagcctcggtggatgtgctgctgacaaacctcatcaaggggaatctgctcccctctgctctcctctggataacctctcgaccaggagcagccaatcagatccctcctgagtgtgtacaCCAGGTGACAGAGGTACAAGgcttcagtgatcctcagaaagaggagtacttcatgaagaggatcagtgatcagagcctgtccaataaaatcatcacacgcatgaagtcttcaagaagcctctacatcatgtgccacatcccagtcttctgctggatctcagccactgttctagagagaatgttgggtgaagcagagagtggagaggtccccaagactctgactcaaatgttcacacacttcctgatctttcagatcaaacacaaggaccaaaagtaccatcagaaatgtgaccctgatcctcagcagaccagagagagtatcctggcactggggaaactggctttccaacatctggagaaaggaaacctgatcttctatgaggaagacctgagcgagtgtggcattgatgttggAGAAGTggcagtgtactcaggagtgtgtacccaaatcttcagagaggagtttgggcttcacctggggaaggtgttcagctttgtacatctgagtgttcaggagtttctggctgctttatacacatttctctgctttatttttagaaagacaaatgtgttaGTGGAGCAACGCACTGGACTTTTCCATTTCTTCAGCAAGTCAACCATGTCAGATTTCCTcaggagtgcagtggacaaggccttacagagtgagaatggacacctggacctgttcctccgcttccttctgggtctctcactggagtccaatcagactctcttacgaggcttaatgccccagacaggaagcagctctcatagcaaacaggaaacagtcaagtacatcaaggagaagatcagggagaatccatctccagagaaatccatcaatctgttccactgtctgaatgaactgaatgatcattctctagtgcaggaagtacagacttacctgaacagaggaggtGAGCGTCGTCTCAGGGGAACCAAACTCTgtcctgctcagtggtcagctctggtgtttgtgttactgaactcagatcaggagctggatgtgtttaatttgagtaaatatgacccatcagaggaatgtcttctgaagctgctgccagtggtcaaagcctccagaaaagctgagtgagtatttttatttataaatgtattactgcatggtttgttattttaatgtaacactgaactgcactgtttgtgTTAATGCTTGTTAATACttactctaatcatctttaaacaaacctctggtactgttacagaagattgtttcactttttacactaacacgttacgtctgcactgagATCTGGGCCATATGGACAAAACCTTAcatcaccatttattaccttttctctaaaactgatgaaaatgatctctacaatataactgcatgtattcatgactgctttttgatcattttgttaactaaacaccagtgaaaggcactttttcttttctccttttactTGAAAGAgacattgaacagaacttcacaaataagaacaagaaaaacataacactgtcaccatgggaacaatatgaatacaacatgtgacattgtgtgtgtgtgtgtgtgtgtgtgtgtgtgtgtgtgtgtgtgtgtgtgtgtgtgtgtgtgtgtgtatgtgtgtgagagttaaAGTTACAGGAGCAGTCTGGCTGTGCAGCTGCAgtacatattcatttattttagacattttaaagcTCACACAtctgatgttatttttatttatgctatGCTAACAGAATGAATAAGTTAATATTACCTGTCTTACATTttattgtctgtttttgttctgtttcataaatgaaatatttccaaacaaagccaTAGCACGTCCTGCTCCTTTTTGCCTTTTTGTTCAAACCggagatttcttatttattttatttatttttttagttggaGACCTTTTAACACATACTTTCataaaaaaatggtttcaagttTCAATTATAATAAAGCATATGTTCAAAAAACCAAACCtctgttttcagtcctttaaggacCATTGTTACtgacaatttatttttattattattattattattattattattattattattattattattacttacaaCGATCCTTAAAGGAATGAAAAcaagggttttttgtttgaacaaatgctttattctaatattattattattattattattattattattattattattaataataataataataataataataataatagtgctgatgtggtgtcctgtcctctgatttctcTGTgtaagagaaacacactcatatttctgttacatggtaaactTTAGCTGGATtatggctgtgtttgtgtgtttgaggtcagagttctgatatttcatcatttctcttccaggctgtgggggtgtaatctgacagaggaaagctgtagagttctgtcctcagttctcagctcaaactcctccagactgagagaactgaacctgagtcacaataacctgcaggattcaggagtgaagctgctctctgctggactggagaatccacactgtacactggagacactgaggtacacacacacacgcacacgcacacacacacacacgcacacacacacaccaaaaacagtaataataacaataataaactttCAGGTTGGTCAAAAactgtgttccatttgagacgattttttataattataggctattatatttaataatcatttctatgtatgttactttattttattcatatttaacattcataataaataaaagcttaacttaatttaattttaaaattaaaatgttatttaattaaaagaataatatatattctggtgtgtgtctgtgtgtattggattctgttcagttttatatatttggacaaacagtagtgtaaagttttagttttAAGTTTATATCAAAGTAgcgattttattttaaaaaatggcactGAACGTTCGCCCCATGTGACTAAtcgaaaaaaaaatgaataaataaatgaatgaataataaaataataaataaataaaataataattggccaactaattgattgtgaaaataatcataAGTTGCAGCCTTAGTTTTAAACTGCGAGTGGTTTCAGTTTAATATGTTGTAGGCTCATTTATTGAGTATGTTTACATTGGGCCTGTAACAGGATGTAATAATATTGGGCTTGTTTTTGAAGCTGCAGTTGCTTATTTGTCTCGTGAGACTTGGCAACACTGAGGTATTCGTGTGCtgtatattagctccaatactCGACAGCGGAGGTGGAGGTGGATACGGTTTTCTTGACGTAGAGGAGAGttgctctctctcatagctagcagaaaataagtgcagtttaccacactgaccatagcaaaacaaacagcTGAATCAAGTTAGTTAGCTACCTATTGAGCTACTGAAATGTCTGACCTGTTTAACAGGAAAAAAGCATCTCTgtcttcaatcccttcagatctctGAGTTTTCaccacctctcaaaagccacgccatatttattctcattttagcacaggctctgtcgctttccctttttgactgcaggctctccacAGTTCCAGGGTTCTTGGATTTGACAACAGTTGGTTCCCCAGATGTCAACGTAAACATGCCAAAACTCATTTCAAGGAAGTGACTTCACTGGCTACCTCCCACCTCCCCACctcacggagagagagagaggtcgacTGTAAAGCCCGCCTAACGAGAAAAGTGATAGATTAGTTAGCACAAAGAGAGACCAATCGGAATGCGCGCTGTGTCACTCTTACCACATCTGCCACTTGCTTTCTCAGGTTACTGTTGTGGAAATTTAGACAAATACCAGTAGACTCGTCCTCTCAGATGAAGTAGTTTTAATACAGAGAGATGAATACAGGAAGAAGAATGAGCGCTCTCATCCAGTGTTGATGCTATTTCCCGAAGCTCCAGCTCAGTCCAGAACTCCTCCTTAAGTGCCTGATGAATGTGAAAGTAGAGGACAGTGAGGTGTTGGTGGAGAAACACTGGGTTGAGCGTCAGAATAAAGAGAAGATAAAGCAGCTACGCACATACATAAAGAGCTAGCGCTTGTGCTGAGTGGCCACGCCCATTTAACTCTGATCCAACACCTCATCAACCTTTTCTCTCAACATCCTGtaaatgttccataacattacattttaatttgcacATTAAAGAGTTCTTGTGTAAATACTCCTACACACtgtttatgaagaaattaattcgtatccagtgtgataaatgaggcccagtgttttatatgagtaaaacattaaagtgtgtattttatatggtGTGGATTAGCattgtttctgctgttgagctttgtttttctctgtgtgtgtgtgtgtgtgtgtgtgtgtgtgtgtgtgtgtgtgtgtgtgtgtgtgtgtgtgtgtgtgtgtgtgttatgtgatttgtatgtgtgtgaaagttAGATTAAGCTGCAAAGAACAATGAACTCCAACAGTTTTAGCGTCTCTGTGAAACTCAGCTTTGTGTTAATGCTGAAATATCTACATCACTTCTCACATCagaacaaagtacatttatttctacagcgtgtagatcagtgtacattacacacacatttactttaataacatgccaatactagtttattgtttatacacaggctgttcatttcatatttttatccTGACGTTAGAACCTTGTATTcaggtaaacactttatttcccaCCTGATGGAAACACCTCATTTCACAATCggataaataaatgtaacactTCATCACTTCTCTTCCAGGCTGCGGGGGTGTAATCTGACAAAGGAAAGCTGTAGatttctgtcctcagttctcagctcaaaatcctccagactgagagaactggacctgggttacaataacctgcaggattcaggagtgaagctgctctctgctggactggagaatccacactgtacactggagacactatggtacagacacacacacacacacacacacacacacacacacacacacacacacagagcagaattttaataaacacagttacATCCAGTTTCTatctgtggtgattgtaattgtagtgatgtgatatattgtcattgttgtgtgtgtgagatggagaGTAAATGTtatgtatataaagattttgtgcagttgatgttttcagagctaaaactgagtgtgttaagtgtgagaaggtttttgttttgcaggATGAATTACTGCagtattacagatgaaggttgtgctgctctggcttcagctctgaggtcaaactcctcatcacacctgagagaactggatctgaagGGTAATAATCCAATcaaatcaggagtgaagctgctctccgatctactgaaggatccacactgtaaactggagacattatagtgagttactgacttactgtctctttactctactctactgtatcatactgaataatgtgtgtgtgtttctgtgtgtgtgtgtgtgtgttggtgtttatgctgatgttgtgtgtttacactgatgctCTTCTGTCTTTCAGCATTATGTAGAATAAACTCACCAGGACTGGCGTATGacaggagtctcacctcaaacctcttctccaggataaagcagttttggtgaagagttagaacccgtcccacatttccagcagtttgggagctgaatcattaaacttaaagggACAGAGCAGAAACAAGgtcaagaacaggcagaaggtcatacacaggagaaatcaacacatgtaatgaaatatctgctgtacaaagcaacTGCAATTTTccccggggatggagactgaaGAGGCTTACGTACACGTCCGGAAATGTACAGACTGATCCCAAAGCACGAGGTGGGAGCAGGCAtgttaatggtaaatggtctgcacttatatagcgcttttttaaccgtagtggttccaaagcgctttacactgtttaacATTCATGAGGCTTCTGCCAAAGCGTAGATGTGAAAATACAGTGGAAAATTTCCCTTGCAACCTGCCAGCCTTTGCAGTGTCATGAACACAGTGTCTTGGTCAACGCAGgagatgatttaaaaatgtgccTATGAAACAGTGAGTGTTCAGCATACATGGAGGCACTGGTTCTGTACATAGTGTTACATGAAATAAGACCAGAAATGACACAAATCAATACCCTTGTGTGCATCTCTCTAATGGCCTGATTAGGTCCATGTCAATTCTTCCAACTGCGACCTTGAATAAAGGTAATGGGCACAATGGTGCTATTGGGGTGGCCAGTGGATTTGCAGCTCAAATTAGTAGCCTGGTAACAATTGCTTACACAGCTCTTTTTTGATGCACCAGTCGACTTAACACTACCCATATGAGTTGATGTTTGGCCAAAAACCTAAGCTACCAGTGGATAGTTTGCTTGATGGTAGTGAAGAAGGGGAAGGAGATGGTGCCCATTCAGATTGGGTGGACCAACACCAAAAGTATTTGACCTCCATTTATTCCAGTTCACGAAGGCACTTGGAGACTGTGGTCATTCACCGTAGGACCAATTGCCCTGATTCAGTAGCAATACTATCCCGTGGCACTTTAGTGTATTGTAAGAATCATTTTCATGGTTGCCGTAAGATTTAGGATGTCTGGCGCTCCACTGTGTTTGAGATTGTAGCCTACATTGATGAAGTGGGAACGCTATATAAAATCAGACCACATTTAGAAGATGGCCCCATTAAAACTGTCCATTGATCAGATCTTAAGCCTGTTCTTACCTGGCAACAATATGCAAGGTAAACCAATGGGTCACGTCTACTGGCCCTTTCCAGCCCCAGGAGTGAGTAGAGCCAGAAGGACCTAGAATTGGAGATTATTCACAAGTGGCCATAGTCCATTCGAGAACGGGTGTAAGGAACTCTGAGGGTCAAGTCCACGTTGATTCTAGTTCTTAGCCCTCAGTGCTTCAGTCTAGTCCAACAGGGGTACAAAATGATTACTCTCTTATGAGTATAGGTTCATCTTTAACGTCTCAACCCCAGGTGACCACACGAGAGCAAGATCTGAATTTAGAAACTTCTCTAGATCTTCATATAACACAGTCACTTGATCAGTCAGTAATGGGTTTAGTTTCTAGGATATCCTTTAGGCGTTCTACTCATGGGACTCTGTGTTCACCCGAATGGTGACCATTAAAAGTAGAGGTGAATTTGGCAAAGTTGGTTGGAGGCGCTGTTGCGCATGCCCACTAGAGAGTGGATTGATTCTTTATacacatcacttcctgtctatAGAACCATGTCCAGTGCTTGAATCCTTTGCTACACTGTGATTGTTGGTTGCTTGAAGAACAAGTTCTGTTGACAACAAATGTGTGTTATAAATCTGCCAGTATAAACCTGGACAGGCTATTATTTCAGAGGTTTCGTAGTGTGTGGTCATAATTTGTCTGTATCACATTGATTGTGTGTGGATgtgaagatgaaaaaaatatgaacaataccatcaaacccatatgtgcttgttgaatatcccattatagatttagtccccctttgttgttataataacctccactcttctaggtAATCTTTCCACTTTATTTGGAGCATGGCCTTTGGGATTTGTGcatttgagcatgcatttcaccttctgaagAAGAGATTAAAAGGGGAAAcccctcaaaacaaacaacaactggacgaagctgtggtaaaagcctggaaaagcatcacaaaagaagagtgcaacaatttggtgatgtcagtgaatCGCCGCTTGATTATTTATTGCAagtaagggatatgcaaccaaatagtgttatttactttgatTTCCTtgaagactatctgttccaatatttttgctcacctcaaaaatgttctaagttgtttaacacatctagatgtatatatcaggaaattaaagatTCAATTTTGTTCTATTgtgtcatattcatcttttgaactcaatccaaaatgtcttcagtgtatagcaaaaacaaaagaattccaatacttttgaagaggACTACATGTATGTAGGCAAGGTTGACTGAAGACAGGTGAGGCTGATGGCCACTAATTATGATTAAGACAGTGCTCTCTGCCTCCGTCTAGTGATGTAACAAGTCAGTTGTCTCCTTACACCACAATCCATTACAAAACAACAGACTCTCATTACTATTTGGTGTTCAAATCTTCACAAGAAAATGTGCAATGACTTTTTACAACTATGGATTCACCACAAGAACATCATAGATCTCCCAACGTGCTTCACGGCCTACAGACATGGGCTACacttcccagaacacacacacacaggcacactgCCTCTTTCTCAATAACCGGACTTCTGATCAGGCACACCCAGAAGCGTATCTAGGGAAGGCAAGGTAGGCAATTGCCTGGGGCCCTACATACTGAGAGGACCCCTGAGGgctgatcatttaaataatcagaAACTTTCATCTTAAAATAATGTGCAGCAACATCTCAGCAACCCCACTTTGGGGCCTCTTTGTGGGGGGCTGTCATATTTGAGGACTCATTTATGCTCCGCCACCCCTTCACACTCGAGTTGCATGAGCTTAATTCCTGAAAATGAATCTGAAAAATGAACCTGTTAACATTTTGCTGATACTGGAATCAGAATTAAATTCTTGGACCCATACTACTGTTACCTTCTcaatagggatgtcacgataccaaaaatccagtagtcggtaccgataccaccaaaagtacacgatactcgataccaaagttgaCACCActgtgtggtataaaaataaaataaaattaatttaattaaaaactctctaggcggacatcctcctctggttAATactgacaaagagagagagagattaagttCTTGGCCTGTTTTCTACTAGTTCTGACATTGACTTCTTTTTTGTGTTTGCCCTACCTCTGATATCTTGCTTGTTGATCGCTTGACCTGTGCCTGTTTCATATTTTTGCCTCTGCCTtgcattttggatttgttgcaAACTTTTATTAAAgccttatctgcatttgcatcagtCTCAGCTCTCATTACCTGACATCATGTTTGTCAGTAGTGAATTAAATGATTAGCCTAATATCTGTGACACTCTTGCAAGCAACCATTCTAGATAGTTCAcatgtaaatttattaaaaattttaaaatttgaaaaaaatgtattatctcTAACTCCTTATGCATCAccagagtttttttgtgtgtgtgtgtttcctgtgtaGCAGGGTAAGTGATTTAACTATCCTATTGGCTCTGCTCGGGGTATGGCTTCGGCAGACCAATAAGGTGGGAGCTACCTGACTATTTAAGGAACCTTATTTTGGTAGGCATATAGGTGTCTTAGTGATTTGCAGTTCCTCGCTCCCCTGTCATTTCCACTTCCCATTTCCGTTAAGGTTTTGCTCACGGTGTAATGAGGTGAATATCTCAaggctaatttgtttatttataatcttAGAGCCGTGCTGGTGGCGCGTGCATTGTGGTGAGTTGACGGCGGAGTTCGCGTTCAGTGATGGCAACATTTATCCGGTGGTTGAatgatatgtatatgtatgttgaGCCGCGGTACCTGTGAGTAATCATACAACTCCAtgtctggtgtttgttcaacccAATGTTAAGTACACCTCTCCCTTTTCCACACTGGGACTTGGTAGATTTAGGCTGACACTCCGATCTCTGTGTTaaggtgagagtggggagttgaTAGATCTAAATCTTCTCTAAGACAAATCCCTATCTGAAGACGCTACATGTGACGCCGATCCTGTTTTGCTTCACCTGAATTGGTTTGGTTCATGGTTCTATTGTTTTGTAGGTTAAGTTTTAATGATGCttaagtgtcataataaaatataatttttatattcattctCACTCTCATGTTCCTTGGTGAAACTTGAGTGCTTttatttgggagtatttccctggttctcccccaggGTGGAGTAGTTGGATTTACTAAATTTAGGATAAACGTTTCCCTACACTTGGGAATGCCACATCCTGTAAAAAGATGTAATGAGCTATACACTGGAGACACCAAGAGATGACTGGCCAGTGGTTTCCTGTGCACATACataacatcagaatgaagaatttttttattattattatttacagttgCAAGACACTTCAACAGTGCTGGATATAACTTTAATGACATCTCCATGTGCATCACCAGATGTTGTCATGGGCAACTAAGTAAGAACATGGAAGGagaaagagctcatctacaatCTCGGACTTGACAGTGTGTGAACCGTCATGTCactcaagtcctaaaagtagataaataaataaaaagcccaataaacaaatgagacaaaaatataatacttggccatttatttattgagaaaaatgatccaatat
This is a stretch of genomic DNA from Ictalurus punctatus breed USDA103 chromosome 13, Coco_2.0, whole genome shotgun sequence. It encodes these proteins:
- the LOC124627590 gene encoding NLR family CARD domain-containing protein 3-like isoform X3, encoding MNHTDLAITLHNKSVASEYQTELKSSLREKFKRINEGISQHGSSALLNEIYTDLYITEGWSGDVNNEHEVRQIETASRRPATQETPIKCNELFKDKSIRRVLTKGVAGIGKTVSVQKFILDWAEGKANQDVTFMFPLPFRELNLMKQRNLSLMELLHHFFPEMRKLELLDSYTVVLIFDGLDECRLPLNFQKNERLCDVTESASVDVLLTNLIKGNLLPSALLWITSRPGAANQIPPECVHQVTEVQGFSDPQKEEYFMKRISDQSLSNKIITRMKSSRSLYIMCHIPVFCWISATVLERMLGEAESGEVPKTLTQMFTHFLIFQIKHKDQKYHQKCDPDPQQTRESILALGKLAFQHLEKGNLIFYEEDLSECGIDVGEVAVYSGVCTQIFREEFGLHLGKVFSFVHLSVQEFLAALYTFLCFIFRKTNVLVEQRTGLFHFFSKSTMSDFLRSAVDKALQSENGHLDLFLRFLLGLSLESNQTLLRGLMPQTGSSSHSKQETVKYIKEKIRENPSPEKSINLFHCLNELNDHSLVQEVQTYLNRGGERRLRGTKLCPAQWSALVFVLLNSDQELDVFNLSKYDPSEECLLKLLPVVKASRKAELCVCNLTEESCRVLSSVLSSNSSSLRELNLNHNKLQDSGVKLLSAGLENPHCTLETLRMYKSSIADEGCAALASALRSNSSSHLRVLNLNGNNPGESGVKLLSDLLKDPHCKLETLYINYNKLTRTGA